From a single Anaerolineales bacterium genomic region:
- a CDS encoding YHS domain-containing protein gives MTTTVHDPVCHMDIDPATAAGTSEYNGQIYYFCSLGCKKAFDENPEKYLGKETEHQH, from the coding sequence ATGACTACCACTGTGCATGATCCCGTTTGCCACATGGATATCGATCCCGCCACCGCTGCCGGCACATCCGAATACAATGGACAGATCTATTACTTCTGTTCGCTCGGATGTAAAAAAGCCTTCGATGAAAACCCTGAAAAATATCTCGGCAAAGAGACCGAACATCAACACTAA
- a CDS encoding zinc ribbon domain-containing protein — translation MKTTNWWTVATVGLLAVSILFGAGMFGGWGYRGMGMMGNWGYSPIGWLGMGFGMLFMWLVPVGIIAFIVFGVASLMRNTGNTSQTSSLTSCPNCGKGTQADWQNCPYCGTSLK, via the coding sequence ATGAAAACTACAAACTGGTGGACTGTTGCAACCGTAGGACTTCTTGCTGTCTCGATTCTATTTGGAGCAGGTATGTTTGGCGGCTGGGGGTATCGCGGCATGGGCATGATGGGCAACTGGGGTTATTCCCCCATTGGATGGCTTGGGATGGGATTTGGTATGCTATTTATGTGGCTTGTGCCCGTTGGTATCATTGCATTCATTGTATTCGGGGTTGCGTCCCTGATGCGAAATACAGGCAATACTTCCCAGACTTCATCCCTGACGTCCTGCCCCAACTGTGGAAAAGGTACTCAAGCCGACTGGCAGAATTGCCCGTACTGCGGCACCTCCTTGAAATAA